Proteins encoded in a region of the Flammeovirga yaeyamensis genome:
- a CDS encoding YbbR-like domain-containing protein, with the protein MPNRNYHIPNFKLLIKWLREQFDKKAKDSSFAKDMKKWDWSAMIVCFLTAFIFWVFHSLNEDHTSTIEIPVNVKIQDDNVVALQEPPDHVSVNATGNGWTLLSKSLGVGNSKLNINLEEPVEVKYLAGKILLKELSQVLKGLKVNYIVEDTLAFNYDTLTNRKVAVEIDTSSFVFQNGYRRVGPIKVYPDSVIFRGPSTELKRFPDHLILRSEDTEPIAENLNEYIPVRVPVENENTLVFSPNDEVKVSFDVYYFISSTEKTKLFRVNFPGGKNSDDTFLLEPEDVYISYVIREDLINSVDTIPVIIDYKDIDWTDSTVTPKVFIDNDYYENIILSPNKLKVLKNKN; encoded by the coding sequence ATGCCGAATAGAAATTATCATATACCAAATTTCAAATTACTCATTAAATGGTTGAGAGAACAGTTCGATAAAAAAGCGAAGGACAGTTCTTTTGCCAAGGATATGAAAAAATGGGATTGGAGTGCTATGATCGTTTGTTTCTTAACGGCGTTTATTTTTTGGGTATTTCACTCGCTTAACGAGGACCATACTTCTACAATAGAAATTCCTGTAAACGTAAAAATTCAGGATGATAATGTGGTGGCTTTACAAGAACCACCAGACCATGTAAGTGTGAATGCCACAGGGAATGGCTGGACTTTATTAAGTAAATCGTTAGGTGTAGGTAACTCCAAGTTGAATATTAACCTGGAAGAACCTGTTGAAGTGAAGTATTTAGCAGGAAAAATTCTATTAAAAGAACTTTCTCAAGTTTTAAAGGGTTTAAAAGTTAACTACATAGTAGAAGATACTTTGGCTTTTAATTATGATACACTAACCAACAGAAAAGTAGCTGTTGAGATCGATACTAGTTCTTTTGTATTCCAAAATGGCTACAGAAGAGTTGGTCCAATTAAGGTATATCCTGATAGTGTTATTTTTAGAGGACCAAGTACAGAACTAAAACGTTTTCCAGATCATTTGATATTAAGATCTGAGGATACTGAACCTATTGCAGAAAACCTAAATGAATATATACCTGTTCGTGTTCCTGTTGAAAATGAAAACACCTTAGTATTTTCGCCTAATGATGAAGTAAAAGTATCCTTTGATGTGTATTATTTTATTTCGTCTACGGAGAAAACAAAATTATTTAGAGTTAACTTTCCAGGTGGAAAAAATTCCGATGACACATTTTTATTAGAACCCGAAGATGTGTATATTAGTTACGTTATCAGAGAGGATCTGATTAACAGTGTGGATACTATACCTGTAATTATTGATTACAAGGATATAGATTGGACTGACTCTACTGTTACACCAAAGGTGTTCATCGACAACGATTATTACGAAAACATCATACTATCACCAAATAAGTTGAAAGTACTCAAAAACAAAAATTAA
- the coaE gene encoding dephospho-CoA kinase (Dephospho-CoA kinase (CoaE) performs the final step in coenzyme A biosynthesis.) yields MQVGITGGIGAGKSYICRLFKVLGVPIYNADNSAKMLMVEDSEIIDLIKSNFGEKSYFPNGMLNRKYLASEIFSDQGKLNLMNEIVHPRVKSHYNDWVEIQLKKNNYIIKEAALMFTNDHYKELDKVIVVKAPYEDRIKRVLERDKRPKQQIEEIIKKQKQEEELSVLGDYEITNDDSKLIIPQVIELHRQFCEMNSLVSKS; encoded by the coding sequence ATGCAAGTAGGCATCACAGGAGGAATTGGTGCTGGAAAAAGTTACATCTGTAGACTTTTTAAAGTCTTAGGCGTCCCTATTTATAATGCCGATAATTCCGCTAAAATGCTAATGGTGGAAGATTCTGAAATTATTGATCTTATTAAATCTAATTTTGGTGAAAAATCATACTTCCCCAACGGTATGTTAAATAGAAAATATCTGGCATCAGAAATTTTTTCAGACCAAGGTAAATTAAACCTCATGAATGAAATTGTACATCCAAGAGTTAAAAGTCATTATAATGATTGGGTGGAGATACAATTGAAGAAAAACAATTATATTATTAAAGAAGCTGCTTTAATGTTTACCAACGATCATTACAAAGAATTGGATAAAGTTATTGTAGTTAAAGCACCTTATGAGGATAGGATAAAGCGAGTTTTGGAAAGAGATAAAAGGCCAAAGCAACAGATTGAAGAAATTATTAAGAAGCAAAAACAAGAAGAAGAACTTTCCGTATTGGGGGATTATGAGATTACTAATGACGATTCGAAATTAATTATTCCTCAGGTCATTGAGCTTCACAGACAGTTTTGTGAAATGAATTCTCTAGTATCTAAAAGTTAA
- the purH gene encoding bifunctional phosphoribosylaminoimidazolecarboxamide formyltransferase/IMP cyclohydrolase, with protein sequence MKKVESALISVFYKDNLAPIVKLLQENGVTIYSTGGTQSFIEELGAEVTAVEDLTSYPSILGGRVKTLHPKIFGGILNRGDNEQDQAQIAEYGIPNIDLVIVDLYPFEETVASGAEHQAIVEKVDIGGISLIRAAAKNYKDTLIVSSREQYDEVASILKEKNGSTDLKDRMRFAAKAFDISSHYDSKIFDYFNSVVAEEEEEIPAFKVSERSSKPMRYGENPHQNGKFYGDLSEMFDQLHGKDVSYNNLVDVDAAVNLIDEFPAAEGAAFAILKHTNACGVALGSDIKDAYVKALACDPVSAFGGVLIANQPITLGAAEEIHKLFCEVVIAPGFDADALEVLKGKKNRILLNRKELSTGTVQYKSLLNGVLVQDKDLKTETAEDLKVATEKAPSDSQINALLFANKICKHTKSNAIVLAKDGQLFASGVGQTSRVDALNQAIAKAKSFGFDLSEAVMASDAFFPFPDCVELAQKEGIEAVIQPGGSIKDQESVDFCNLNGVAMVMTGVRHFKH encoded by the coding sequence ATGAAAAAGGTTGAATCAGCTTTAATTTCGGTTTTTTACAAAGACAATCTAGCGCCAATTGTAAAACTCCTTCAAGAGAATGGCGTAACTATCTATTCTACAGGTGGAACGCAGAGTTTTATAGAAGAACTAGGAGCCGAAGTAACGGCTGTTGAAGACTTGACGTCTTATCCTTCAATCCTTGGAGGTAGAGTAAAGACGCTTCATCCCAAAATTTTTGGTGGCATCCTTAACAGAGGAGACAACGAGCAAGATCAAGCGCAAATTGCAGAGTACGGTATCCCTAATATCGACTTGGTAATTGTTGACTTGTATCCTTTCGAAGAAACTGTTGCATCTGGTGCTGAACACCAAGCAATCGTTGAAAAAGTGGATATTGGAGGTATCTCTTTAATCCGTGCTGCTGCTAAAAATTACAAAGATACATTGATTGTGTCTTCAAGAGAGCAATACGACGAAGTAGCTTCTATTCTAAAAGAAAAGAATGGATCTACAGATCTTAAAGATCGTATGCGTTTTGCTGCAAAAGCATTTGATATTTCTTCTCATTATGATTCTAAAATCTTCGACTACTTCAACAGTGTAGTGGCTGAGGAAGAAGAAGAAATTCCTGCTTTCAAAGTATCTGAGCGTTCTTCTAAACCAATGCGTTATGGAGAAAACCCTCATCAAAATGGTAAATTCTACGGCGATCTTTCAGAAATGTTTGATCAATTACACGGTAAGGATGTTTCTTACAACAACCTTGTAGATGTAGATGCAGCTGTGAATCTAATCGATGAGTTCCCTGCAGCAGAAGGTGCAGCTTTCGCTATTCTTAAGCATACCAATGCTTGTGGTGTAGCTTTAGGTTCGGACATCAAAGATGCTTACGTTAAAGCATTAGCTTGTGATCCTGTTTCAGCATTTGGTGGCGTATTGATCGCTAACCAACCTATTACATTAGGTGCAGCTGAGGAAATCCACAAGTTATTCTGTGAGGTAGTTATCGCTCCAGGATTCGATGCAGATGCTTTAGAAGTATTAAAAGGTAAGAAAAACAGAATCTTGTTGAACAGAAAAGAGTTATCAACAGGAACTGTTCAATACAAATCTTTATTAAACGGGGTTCTTGTTCAAGATAAAGACTTGAAAACAGAAACTGCAGAAGATTTGAAAGTAGCTACAGAAAAAGCTCCATCAGATTCTCAAATCAACGCTTTATTGTTTGCGAACAAAATTTGCAAGCATACGAAATCTAACGCTATCGTTTTAGCGAAAGACGGACAATTGTTTGCAAGTGGTGTGGGGCAAACTTCAAGAGTGGATGCTTTAAACCAAGCAATTGCAAAAGCGAAGAGTTTTGGTTTTGATTTATCAGAAGCTGTAATGGCATCAGACGCTTTCTTCCCATTCCCTGACTGTGTGGAATTGGCACAAAAAGAAGGTATCGAAGCTGTCATCCAGCCAGGCGGATCGATCAAAGATCAAGAGTCGGTAGATTTTTGTAACTTAAATGGTGTGGCTATGGTAATGACAGGTGTACGTCATTTCAAACACTAG
- a CDS encoding GNAT family N-acetyltransferase: protein MIILERTNSENPDFISLVKLLDKFLAITDGEDHAFYDQFNKIDKIKYVVVGYEDQKAVSCGAIKAYNDNTMEVKRMFTLSEARGKGIATKVLKELEQWTTELGYQRCILETGIRQHEAIRLYQKNEYKLIPNYGQYEGVEESKCFEKLMITETTSL from the coding sequence ATGATTATTTTAGAAAGAACCAATTCTGAAAATCCAGATTTTATATCTTTGGTAAAACTCCTTGATAAATTTCTAGCGATTACGGATGGTGAAGACCATGCTTTTTATGATCAATTCAATAAAATTGATAAGATCAAATATGTCGTAGTAGGTTATGAAGATCAAAAAGCGGTTAGTTGTGGTGCCATTAAAGCTTATAATGATAATACCATGGAAGTGAAGCGGATGTTTACACTATCAGAGGCAAGAGGAAAAGGCATTGCTACTAAAGTATTAAAAGAACTAGAACAATGGACGACTGAATTGGGTTATCAAAGATGTATTCTTGAAACAGGTATCAGACAGCATGAGGCAATTCGTTTGTATCAAAAAAACGAATACAAATTGATTCCTAACTATGGCCAATATGAAGGAGTAGAAGAAAGTAAATGTTTTGAGAAATTGATGATAACAGAAACAACATCACTTTAA
- a CDS encoding 4a-hydroxytetrahydrobiopterin dehydratase, translating to MWKEENNTLKRTFTFKDFSEAFAFMTRVAFLAEQHQHHPNWSNVWNTVEIALTTHDAGNVVTEKDKKLAEAIDALLS from the coding sequence ATGTGGAAAGAAGAAAACAATACTTTAAAGAGAACTTTCACTTTCAAAGACTTTTCGGAGGCTTTTGCTTTTATGACTAGAGTAGCATTTTTAGCAGAACAGCATCAGCATCACCCAAATTGGTCCAATGTATGGAATACAGTTGAGATTGCACTAACAACTCACGATGCTGGAAATGTGGTCACAGAAAAAGATAAGAAATTGGCGGAAGCGATAGATGCTCTACTATCGTAA